A genomic stretch from Flavobacterium nitratireducens includes:
- the ilvD gene encoding dihydroxy-acid dehydratase, translating into MELNKYSKTITQDQTQPAAQAMLYGIGLTEEDLKKAQVGIVSMGYEGNTCNMHLNDLAKEVKQGVWDADLVGLIFNTIGVSDGISNGTDGMRFSLVSRDVIADSIETVMGAQWYDSMIAIPGCDKNMPGAVMAMGRVNRPAIMVYGGTIHSGKWKGESLNIVSAFEALGKKLNNTITPEDFKGVIQNSCPGAGACGGMYTANTMASAIEALGMSLPYSSSNPALSPEKRQECAAAGKAIRILLEKDIKPRDIMTRKAFENAITIVAVLGGSTNAVMHLIAMAHSVDVEITLDDFQAINDRTPVLADLKPSGKYMMEDLHAVGGVPAVMKYLLKEGYLHGDCLTVTGKTLAENLESVPDLQDGQEVIYEIHKALKPTGNIQVLYGNLASEGCVAKISGKEGEFFEGTAVVFESEFEVIPGIAKGMVKPGNVVVIRYCGPKGGPGMPEMLKPTSAIIGAGLGNSVALITDGRFSGGSHGFVVGHVTPEAYEGGAIALVENGDVITIDAVKNTIDLKISEEEFAKRKANWVQPPLKASKGVLYKYAKTVSSASKGCVTDKQ; encoded by the coding sequence ATGGAATTAAATAAGTATAGTAAAACAATCACACAAGATCAAACACAGCCGGCAGCTCAAGCGATGTTATACGGAATTGGTTTGACCGAAGAGGATTTGAAAAAAGCCCAAGTAGGTATAGTTAGTATGGGTTACGAAGGTAACACTTGTAACATGCATTTGAATGATCTTGCAAAAGAAGTTAAGCAAGGTGTTTGGGATGCCGACTTAGTGGGATTGATATTCAATACTATTGGTGTAAGTGATGGCATTTCTAATGGTACTGATGGAATGCGTTTTTCGTTAGTTTCTCGTGATGTTATTGCTGATTCGATAGAAACAGTAATGGGAGCACAATGGTATGACAGTATGATTGCGATTCCTGGATGTGATAAAAATATGCCTGGAGCAGTAATGGCAATGGGAAGAGTAAATCGTCCAGCTATTATGGTTTATGGAGGAACGATACACTCTGGAAAATGGAAAGGTGAATCTTTAAATATTGTTTCGGCATTTGAAGCTTTAGGTAAAAAACTAAACAATACCATTACTCCAGAAGATTTTAAAGGTGTAATTCAAAATTCTTGTCCAGGAGCTGGAGCTTGTGGAGGAATGTATACTGCTAATACTATGGCTTCGGCTATTGAAGCTTTAGGGATGAGCTTACCTTATAGTTCATCTAATCCAGCATTAAGTCCGGAAAAAAGACAAGAGTGTGCAGCTGCTGGTAAAGCTATTCGAATTTTATTAGAAAAAGACATAAAGCCGAGAGATATTATGACTCGTAAGGCTTTTGAAAATGCAATTACGATAGTTGCTGTTCTAGGTGGTTCAACCAATGCCGTAATGCATTTAATAGCAATGGCTCATTCGGTTGATGTAGAAATTACATTAGATGATTTTCAAGCAATCAATGATCGAACACCAGTACTTGCCGACTTAAAACCAAGTGGAAAATACATGATGGAAGACCTACATGCAGTAGGAGGGGTTCCAGCTGTTATGAAATATTTATTGAAAGAAGGATATCTTCACGGTGATTGTTTAACTGTTACAGGAAAAACATTAGCTGAAAACTTAGAATCTGTTCCTGATTTGCAAGATGGTCAAGAGGTGATTTATGAAATTCATAAGGCTTTGAAACCTACGGGAAACATTCAGGTTCTTTACGGAAATCTAGCTTCAGAAGGTTGTGTGGCAAAAATTAGTGGAAAAGAAGGTGAATTTTTTGAAGGAACTGCAGTTGTTTTTGAAAGTGAATTTGAAGTGATTCCTGGAATTGCTAAAGGGATGGTAAAACCGGGTAATGTAGTCGTCATCAGGTATTGTGGACCAAAAGGTGGTCCAGGGATGCCAGAAATGCTAAAGCCAACTTCAGCGATTATTGGTGCTGGATTAGGAAATAGTGTTGCTCTAATTACAGATGGTAGATTCTCTGGAGGTTCACATGGTTTCGTGGTTGGTCACGTTACACCAGAGGCATATGAAGGAGGAGCGATTGCTTTAGTTGAAAATGGGGATGTAATTACAATTGATGCCGTAAAAAACACAATTGATTTAAAAATTTCAGAAGAAGAATTTGCTAAACGAAAAGCAAATTGGGTTCAACCACCATTAAAAGCCTCAAAAGGAGTTTTATATAAATACGCTAAAACTGTTTCAAGCGCTTCAAAGGGTTGTGTAACAGATAAACAATAG
- the leuB gene encoding 3-isopropylmalate dehydrogenase, translating into MNLKIAVLSGDGIGPEVILQAKKALYAVGVVYEHDFIFEDALIGAVAIDKTGSALPEQTLNLCLNTDAVLLGAIGDPKYDSESDTKNSPEQGLLKFRKELGLFANIRPLKPFKGLLDVSPLKREIVEGVDFVIFRELTAGIYFGEKKLNEEGTIASDLCEYTEDEITKITHLAFQSAQKRRKKLTLVDMANVLETSRLWRKVVKAISVQYPEVSLDFLFADNAAKQIISNPKQFDVVLTGNLFGDILSDEASVITGSIGVLASTSLGENNVLFEPIHGSYPHAKGRNIANPFGSILSAAMLLEHFGLFEEAKKVYEGVEKAIEFNVVTIDLNPDSKFGTNEVGEFVSNFILNKDDLMYFNNDNVHLGQSTIV; encoded by the coding sequence ATGAACTTAAAAATAGCTGTATTGTCTGGAGATGGAATTGGTCCTGAAGTAATTTTACAGGCCAAAAAGGCTTTGTATGCAGTAGGAGTAGTTTATGAACATGATTTTATTTTTGAGGATGCTCTTATTGGTGCAGTCGCTATAGATAAAACAGGTTCAGCATTACCAGAACAAACGCTGAATTTATGTTTAAATACAGATGCTGTTTTATTAGGTGCTATTGGTGATCCAAAATACGATTCTGAAAGTGATACTAAAAATAGTCCTGAGCAAGGTTTGTTGAAGTTTCGAAAAGAATTAGGATTATTTGCTAATATCAGACCTTTAAAACCTTTTAAAGGTTTATTAGATGTTTCTCCTCTTAAACGAGAAATTGTTGAAGGAGTCGATTTTGTGATTTTTAGAGAACTAACAGCTGGAATCTATTTTGGTGAGAAAAAACTAAATGAGGAAGGTACAATTGCATCTGATCTTTGTGAATATACTGAAGATGAAATAACGAAAATTACTCATTTAGCATTTCAGTCGGCGCAAAAGAGAAGAAAGAAATTAACCTTGGTAGATATGGCTAATGTCCTAGAAACTTCTAGATTATGGAGAAAAGTTGTTAAAGCAATTAGTGTACAATATCCAGAAGTATCTCTTGATTTTCTTTTTGCAGACAATGCAGCAAAGCAAATTATTTCAAATCCAAAACAATTTGATGTTGTATTGACCGGTAATTTATTTGGCGATATTTTATCTGATGAAGCAAGTGTAATTACAGGTTCAATAGGTGTTTTAGCCTCAACATCATTAGGAGAAAACAATGTTTTATTTGAGCCAATTCATGGTTCTTATCCTCATGCAAAGGGTAGAAATATTGCAAATCCGTTTGGATCTATTCTTTCAGCAGCAATGTTGTTAGAACATTTTGGGTTGTTTGAAGAAGCAAAAAAAGTTTATGAAGGCGTAGAGAAAGCTATAGAGTTTAATGTTGTTACTATCGATTTGAATCCAGATTCAAAATTCGGAACCAATGAAGTAGGAGAATTTGTATCTAATTTTATTTTAAATAAAGACGATCTGATGTATTTTAATAATGATAATGTGCATTTAGGTCAATCAACAATAGTTTAA
- a CDS encoding 2-isopropylmalate synthase: protein MNREKVQIFDTTLRDGEQVPGCKLDTKQKLVIAERLDNMGVDIIEAGFPVSSPGDFLSVTEISKIVKNASVCGLTRAVKNDIDVAAQALKHAKKPRIHTGIGTSDSHIIHKLNTTREDIIARAKAAVAHAKSYVEDVEFYAEDAGRTDNAFLAQVCEEVIKSGATVLNIPDTTGYCLPSEYGEKIKYLKENVKGIENVTISCHCHNDLGMATANSIAGAINGARQIECTINGIGERAGNTALEEVVMIFKQHPDLNLYTDVVTKQLNEMSRLVSESMGMMVQPNKAIVGANAFAHSSGIHQDGVIKNRATYEIIDPADVGVNESSIVLTARSGRAALAYRAKKVGYELTKTQLDVVYVEFLKFADVKKEILDDDIHLIIAASKIEGDLIKR from the coding sequence ATGAATAGAGAGAAAGTCCAAATTTTTGATACCACTTTGCGAGACGGGGAACAAGTTCCAGGATGTAAATTAGATACCAAACAAAAACTTGTTATAGCAGAACGCTTAGACAATATGGGGGTTGATATTATTGAAGCTGGTTTTCCTGTTTCAAGTCCTGGTGATTTTTTATCTGTTACTGAAATCAGTAAAATTGTTAAAAATGCTTCCGTTTGTGGTCTTACTAGAGCTGTAAAAAATGATATCGATGTTGCTGCTCAAGCATTAAAACATGCTAAAAAACCTCGTATTCATACAGGAATTGGAACTTCTGATTCACATATTATTCACAAATTAAATACTACAAGAGAAGATATAATCGCTAGAGCAAAAGCTGCTGTTGCGCACGCAAAGTCGTACGTAGAAGATGTAGAGTTTTATGCTGAAGATGCGGGTAGAACGGATAATGCCTTTTTAGCACAAGTATGTGAAGAGGTTATAAAATCAGGGGCTACAGTACTTAATATTCCTGATACTACAGGTTATTGCTTGCCATCAGAATATGGTGAGAAAATTAAATACCTTAAAGAAAATGTAAAAGGAATTGAAAATGTTACTATTTCTTGTCACTGTCATAACGATTTAGGAATGGCAACAGCTAACTCAATTGCTGGAGCTATAAATGGCGCAAGACAAATTGAATGTACTATTAATGGTATTGGTGAAAGAGCTGGAAATACAGCACTTGAGGAAGTGGTAATGATTTTCAAGCAACATCCAGATTTGAATTTATATACTGATGTTGTTACCAAGCAATTAAACGAAATGAGCCGTTTGGTTTCGGAGAGTATGGGTATGATGGTGCAGCCTAATAAAGCTATTGTAGGAGCAAATGCTTTTGCTCATAGTTCAGGTATTCATCAAGACGGAGTAATTAAAAACAGAGCAACCTATGAAATCATTGATCCTGCTGATGTAGGTGTTAATGAATCTTCAATAGTACTTACTGCAAGAAGCGGTAGAGCAGCTTTAGCTTATCGTGCAAAAAAAGTAGGCTATGAGTTGACTAAAACGCAATTAGATGTGGTTTATGTAGAGTTTTTAAAATTTGCTGATGTTAAGAAAGAAATTTTAGATGACGATATCCATTTAATTATTGCAGCTTCTAAAATTGAAGGAGATTTAATTAAACGATAA